Genomic window (Ostrea edulis chromosome 9, xbOstEdul1.1, whole genome shotgun sequence):
GTTGACGGCAACAAGAACAGAAGTCCAGCAGAATTTGACCGAGATCGACAGGGAAGTGTCCTCATTACAGGAAACACTAGATTCTAACGACATCAATAAAGTCTTCCACTTTACACCAAACAAGAAGATTTACAAAAATCTATCAGACGATCCTGTGCTGACGATGCCGGTTTTCTCTACAAAGAGGATTGACTTCGTACAACTCCGTGAAATGTTTGGAACACTGTCCAACATTGTAACCAAGCCCACCGCTATAGCAAAAGTCAGACTGATGGAAACACCGGTAATAGTCCATAGAATAGCGACTGGTTATTCTCAACTTTATGGTGTTGCATTTCTAGACAGGATTGGGATATGGGCAACAGGAGATGCCCAACAAATAAAACTATTTGATGTGAATGACAAGTCCATAAAGAAGTCAATCGACACCAAACTGTCAGGCGATCAACTTATATCATTGACAACTCAAGGCCATCTTCTTTACGCGGAGAGGGATGACAAGACGATTTACATTGTTAAACGTGAACAGAGTGAAGAATTGATCAGTCTACAAGGCTGGGAAGTTGTTGGTTTCTGTGTCACTTCCGCTGACGATCTGCTGGTCGTCATGACAAGTGATGACAAAAGAGAAACTAGAGTTGTCCGATATCATGGACGTGTAGAGAAGGAAATTATCCAATTTGAAAGTAAAAGGAAACCTTTCTATTCAGTTGGTCCAAACCAAACGTTGATTTGCGAGAACAGGAACTTTGATATCTGTGTGGCAGACAGAGATGCGTGCGCAGTGGTGGTCGTGAGTCAAGATACGAAACTCAGGTTCCGGTATAAAGGAAATCCA
Coding sequences:
- the LOC130050587 gene encoding E3 ubiquitin-protein ligase TRIM71-like, with protein sequence MDPRNRSQDVVRCELCEENVVQMHCDTCLVKLCKTCVGDHISSEECEDPKVVRFQSRKSVPVYPMCALHDNKRCEMHCQQCTVPICFICATSEKHAGHRFKNIVDIFDEKKREFEKKIKDLQENIRVKHAVQASKMEKRIADLEKEFTTLLDTVSKHGEELKRKIDQIVMEVQSEIESIRKNHVELLTATRTEVQQNLTEIDREVSSLQETLDSNDINKVFHFTPNKKIYKNLSDDPVLTMPVFSTKRIDFVQLREMFGTLSNIVTKPTAIAKVRLMETPVIVHRIATGYSQLYGVAFLDRIGIWATGDAQQIKLFDVNDKSIKKSIDTKLSGDQLISLTTQGHLLYAERDDKTIYIVKREQSEELISLQGWEVVGFCVTSADDLLVVMTSDDKRETRVVRYHGRVEKEIIQFESKRKPFYSVGPNQTLICENRNFDICVADRDACAVVVVSQDTKLRFRYKGNPPSLRLNEFRPKGITTDILCNILVSDMYNACVHVVDQSGKFLTFIDCPRVEPWGLCVGLDNYLYVADTASSDVIKILFLQ